One Papaver somniferum cultivar HN1 unplaced genomic scaffold, ASM357369v1 unplaced-scaffold_76, whole genome shotgun sequence genomic window carries:
- the LOC113344347 gene encoding pentatricopeptide repeat-containing protein At5g16640, mitochondrial-like: protein MEYFLRYYYYGSGGNNNRVAELESFVMDECKSGKIKKLDDGLKYFDQLILERPLPSIITFYHVLSSLSKIRCYSDVIMLYKKMNLLGVKPDISTFNILINCCCKLVQVNHGFCLLGDIIKRGHQPNVITFTTLINGLCVQEKIDLRSRTGKVDLALHLKNKMVNWKCSPDVVSYGLIIDTLCKGGLVDQALVLFSEMLRDSNDIPNIVAYNSLINGLSNSGRLDEAKSFLGEMANRGIFADVKTYNSIIHGHCLHGQWKETRRYFDQMMDGGISQGCCRLMQW from the exons ATGGAATATTTTTTGAGATATTATTATTATGGTTCTGGTGGTAATAATAATCGAGTTGCAGAACTTGAGAGTTTTGTGATGGATGAGTGTAAATCTGGTAAGATTAAGAAGCTTGATGATGGTTTGAAATACTTTGATCAACTGATCTTGGAAAGGCCATTGCCATCTATCATTACATTCTATCATGTATTAAGTTCATTGTCGAAGATTAGATGTTATTCGGATGTCATTATGTTGTATAAGAAGATGAATTTGCTTGGAGTAAAACCAGATATTTccacattcaacattttgattAACTGTTGCTGTAAACTAGTCCAAGTGAATCATGGGTTTTGTTTGCTTGGAGATATTATTAAGAGAGGTCATCAGCCTAATGTTATCACTTTCACTACATTGATTAATGGGTTGTGTGTTCAAGAAAAGATTGATTTGCGTTCAAG AACTGGTAAAGTGGATCTTGCTCTTCACCTAAAAAACAAGATGGTGAATTGGAAATGTAGCCCAGATGTTGTTTCATATGGTCTGATTATAGATACTCTTTGCAAAGGAGGTTTAGTTGATCAGGCTTTAGTTCTCTTCTCTGAAATGCTTAGAGATTCAAATGATATCCCGAATATAGTTGCTTACAATTCTTTGATCAACGGACTTTCTAATTCAGGTCGCTTGGATGAGGCCAAGAGTTTCCTTGGAGAGATGGCCAATAGAGGAATCTTTGCAGATGTAAAGACTTATAATTCTATCATTCATGGTCACTGCTTACATGGTCAATGGAAAGAAACGAGAAGGTATTTTGATCAAATGATGGATGGAGGGATTTCACAAGGTTGCTGCAGGCTGATGCAGTGGTAA